One Ctenopharyngodon idella isolate HZGC_01 chromosome 9, HZGC01, whole genome shotgun sequence DNA window includes the following coding sequences:
- the lrrfip1a gene encoding leucine-rich repeat flightless-interacting protein 1 isoform X6: MGSQGPGRKRTPSKNGLTAEEDALNVIAKEAEARLAAKRAARAEAREIRMRELERQQKEIYQVQKKYYGLDNLDNKWGDIEQWMEDSERYTRVSRRHASVSDDEERMSVGSRSNIRLDLDAAGAYGGLPQAAASHSHKKSKKKKKHSSKPSNGYDDDLSTLSSRSSRLSDESKMTRSSRLDLQSSAYYSSELYSSSSSYSSKHQVPSYSGYQLPLLHSRKHRGSIYEDSLYSGSRRSSARASSEYSGFLGSSSRTSSRANSACGSPVEDCSSSVASFMRSTANISGLSRDLDRIIIPDLPNVNGRLSMVDDKLERDYVEKGSSRASTISGATLTSLGGTSSRRGSGDTSISADTEASIREIKDSLLEVEEKYRKAMVSNAQLDNEKTNMMYEVDTLKDSLMELEEMLFETRRELEEKCKDLEREKHAHSILQFQFSELKETLKQSEELLTEIRQLRLKQDGFVREISDLQETIEWKNKKIGALERQKEFSDAIRNERDELRDEVVQLKDILKKHGIVLGPDLATNGETGEEVGKAEQNSQTASAEIREGSSILGTHQLKLCKDQQQKDLDDRMQGNQQSSHAPFSSTKTPLEANKNGDLGDQMNQGVGQLENRPEEPPSSVGEELTAARPKEQIKSEAHIKEDSRSDTEELECKVHKDGLMETNQQESECVKPSKEIKEETPLESVSGSIHDETDKPGEAVLDDELKEESVESSQMETLPKTQGASASNKKKKKKKKNKQKQKQNDKQESETKMDDKNEVVLSEDNLNQEMEGLEENHEKPLGNDVSKTTMNADVPRDDKGTNELDCVEITSTNINADDAQDKIQLVTDEADSAEISKTISNSDCPESSNDVLLDDLSNDVISNPANIIDDHTEDSTNTDPEPVILSSELMASETETSLPHEPSAQPMDTVGVCVESISSSENIENSSLVGVKEEKSHLDCEVEEQKERLQNIDLDGDTIFEDQDKPDKISSPVMENVENDAENVIQEQPIDQPMESQLPDSIGADVDQEEVETQDEELDEENLNVPSEKVFDGGHVEDIPLIETQIQVIHEDHVSSNEANQETVVDLEASDQEPKVEKVQEERSIQDHDGCHVEDIPLIETLIQVIHEDHLSSNEANQETVVDLEASDQEPKVEKVQEERSIQDHDGCHVEDTPLIETQIQVIHEDHLSSNEANQETVVDLEASEQEPKVEKVQEERSIQDHDGCHVEDTPLIETQIQVIHEDHLSSNEANQETVVDLEASEQEPKVENAQEEKSVQDQVTINVQLPEDDEDLLVKSDVVLQELKEKDEEEEEEEEEDEGESFDFDEMDLEASSGAPLRNLLDQPNEDSALLKENAQEASQEMPKECQ, encoded by the exons ATTTATCAGGTGCAGAAG AAATACTATGGACTGGATAACCTGGACAACAAATGGGGGGACATTGAGCAGTGGATG gAGGACAGTGAGCGATATACACGTGTCTCACGGAGACATGCTTCG GTGTCAGATGATGAAGAACGGATGTCAGTGGGGAGCAGGAGCAACATACGG TTGGATTTGGATGCGGCGGGTGCTTATGGCGGG CTTCCCCAGGCCGCCGCCTCTCACTCACATAAGAAGtccaagaaaaagaaaaaacattcttCTAAACCC AGCAATGGCTATGATGATGATCTCAGCACATTGTCTAGTCGG AGCTCCAGACTCAGTGATGAGAGCAAAATGACGCGCTCCTCTAGACTTGATCTGCAGTCG AGTGCCTACTATTCTTCTGAATTGTACAGCAGCAGTAGTAGTTATTCCTCTAAACATCAAGTCCCTTCCTACAGTGGCTACCAG CTCCCTTTGCTGCACAGCAGGAAGCACAGG GGCTCTATATATGAGGACAGTCTCTACAGTGGCTCTCGACGCTCCAGTGCTCGTGCT TCCTCTGAATACAGTGGTTTCCTGGGCTCCAGCTCTAGGACTTCGTCCAGGGCAAATTCTGCTTGTGGCAGCCCAGTG GAGGACTGCAGTAGCTCAGTGGCTAGTTTTATGCGCAGCACAGCTAATATCAGTGGCCTTTCTAGAGACCTTGACCGCATCATCATTCCTGACCTGCCGAATGTTAATGGGAGGCTGTCTATG gTTGATGACAAGTTAGAGCGAGACTACGTAGAAAAG ggctcTTCACGAGCATCAACTATATCTGGCGCCACTCTTACCTCTCTGGGTGGGACATCCTCAAGGAGAGGAAGTGGAGATACATCCATCTCTGCTGACACAGAAGCATCCATACGGGAAATCAAG GATTCCCTTTTGGAAGTGGAAGAAAAGTACCGTAAGGCCATGGTGTCCAATGCACAGCTGGACAATGAGAAGACCAATATGATGTATGAAGTGGACACTTTAAAAGACTCTTTAATGGAACTGGAGGAGATGCTGTTTGAAACACGCCGTGAGCTTGAGGAAAAGTGTAAG gaccTTGAACGAGAGAAGCATGCTCATAGTATACTGCAGTTTCAGTTCAGTGAATTGAAGGAGACATTGAAACAGAGTGAAGAACTGCTCACT GAGATCCGTCAATTACGGCTCAAGCAAGATGGCTTTGTTAGGGAGATTTCTGACCTCCAGGAAACTATTGAGtggaagaataaaaaaattggG GCATTAGAGAGGCAGAAGGAATTTTCTGATGCCATTCGAAATGAGCGGGATGAGCTCAGAGATGAGGTTGTTCAGctcaaagatattttgaag AAACATGGTATTGTCCTTGGACCCGACTTGGCCACCAATGGAGAAACAGGGGAAGAAGTTGGAAAGGCTGAACAGAATTCTCAAACAGCATCAGCTGAAATCCGAGAGGGGAGTAGTATACTTG GCACTCATCAGTTGAAGCTGTGTAAAGACCAGCAACAAAAAGATTTGGATGACAGGATGCAAGGGAATCAACAGTCTTCACATGCCCCTTTCAGTTCTACAAAGACACCTTTAGAAGCAAATAAGAATGGAGACCTTGGGGACCAAATGAATCAGGGTGTAGGGCAGCTTGAGAATAGACCTGAAGAACCTCCAAGTTCTGTTGGTGAGGAACTCACTGCAGCAAGACCCAAGGAGCAGATCAAATCTGAGGCACATATAAAGGAAGATTCAAGATCTGATACTGAAGAATTAGAGTGCAAAGTTCACAAGGATGGACTTATGGAGACAAATCAACAAGAGAGCGAATGTGTCAAACCTAGTAAGGAAATCAAAGAGGAAACTCCTTTAGAGTCTGTCTCTGGTTCAATCCATGATGAAACTGATAAACCTGGTGAGGCTGTGCTTGATGATGAACTCAAAGAGGAATCTGTGGAATCATCTCAAATGGAGACACTCCCCAAAACACAGGGTGCCAgtgcttcaaataaaaaaaagaaaaagaagaagaaaaacaagcaGAAGCAGAAACAAAATGACAAGCAAGAGAGTGAGACAAAAATGGATGATAAGAATGAAGTAGTTTTGAGTGAAGATAATTTAAACCAAGAAATGGAAGGTCTGGAAGAAAACCATGAGAAACCCTTAGGGAATGACGTATCCAAAACAACAATGAATGCAGATGTCCCACGTGATGATAAAGGAACCAATGAATTGGACTGTGTTGAAATAACAAGCACAAATATTAATGCTGATGATGCTCAAGACAAAATTCAGTTAGTTACAGATGAAGCTGATTCGGCAGAAATTTCTAAAACCATCTCAAATTCCGATTGCCCTGAATCTAGCAATGATGTCCTTTTAGATGATCTGTCCAACGATGTTATCTCTAACCCTGCAAACATTATTGATGACCACACTGAGGATTCAACAAATACTGATCCAGAACCTGTAATCCTCAGCAGTGAGCTTATGGCTTCAGAAACAGAAACTTCACTGCCTCATGAACCTTCTGCTCAGCCCATGGATACTGTTGGAGTGTGCGTTGAGTCCATCAGCAGCTCTGAGAACATTGAGAATTCTTCATTGGTAGGTGTCAAGGAAGAGAAGAGTCATCTGGACTGTGAAGTAGAAGAACAGAAGGAAAGGCTCCAAAATATCGATCTAGATGGCGACACTATCTTTGAAGATCAAGATAAGCCCGATAAGATAAGTTCCCCTGTGATGGAGAATGTGgaaaatgatgctgaaaatgtaatCCAGGAACAACCTATTGATCAGCCAATGGAAAGTCAACTTCCAGACAGTATTGGAGCAGACGTGGACCAAGAGGAGGTTGAGACACAAGATGAAGAACTAGATGAAGAAAACCTTAATGTGCCTAGTGAAAAAGTGTTTGATGGAGGCCACGTTGAAGACATTCCTTTAATTGAAACACAGATTCAGGTTATACATGAGGATCATGTGTCTTCCAATGAAGCAAATCAGGAAACGGTTGTAGATTTAGAAGCTTCTGACCAAGAACCCAAGGTAGAAAAAGTTCAGGAGGAAAGATCAATCCAAGATCATGATGGATGCCATGTTGAAGACATTCCTTTAattgaaacactgattcagGTTATACATGAGGATCACCTGTCTTCCAATGAAGCAAATCAGGAAACGGTTGTAGATTTAGAAGCTTCTGACCAAGAACCCAAGGTAGAAAAAGTTCAGGAGGAAAGATCAATCCAAGATCATGATGGATGCCATGTTGAAGACACTCCTTTAATTGAAACACAGATTCAGGTTATACATGAGGATCACCTGTCTTCCAATGAAGCAAATCAGGAAACAGTTGTAGATTTAGAAGCTTCTGAACAAGAACCCAAGGTAGAAAAAGTTCAGGAGGAAAGATCAATCCAAGATCATGATGGATGCCATGTTGAAGACACTCCTTTAATTGAAACACAGATTCAGGTTATACATGAGGATCACCTGTCTTCCAATGAAGCAAATCAGGAAACAGTTGTAGATTTAGAAGCTTCTGAACAAGAACCTAAGGTAGAAAATGCTCAGGAGGAAAAATCAGTCCAAGATCAGGTTACAATTAATGTGCAACTGCCTGAAGATGATGAAGACCTTCTGGTAAAGTCAGATGTGGTTCTTCAAGAACTCAAGGAAaaagatgaggaggaggaggaggaggaggaagaagacgAAGGAGAATcatttgattttgatgaaatgGACCTTGAAGCATCATCAGGTGCCCCTTTAAGAAACCTTCTAGATCAACCAAATGAGGACTCTGCTTTGTTAAAAGAAAATGCACAAGAAGCAAGCCAGGAAATGCCAAAGGAATGCCAATGA
- the lrrfip1a gene encoding leucine-rich repeat flightless-interacting protein 1 isoform X15 produces the protein MGSQGPGRKRTPSKNGLTAEEDALNVIAKEAEARLAAKRAARAEAREIRMRELERQQKEIYQVQKKYYGLDNLDNKWGDIEQWMEDSERYTRVSRRHASVSDDEERMSVGSRSNIRLDLDAAGAYGGLPQAAASHSHKKSKKKKKHSSKPSNGYDDDLSTLSSRSSRLSDESKMTRSSRLDLQSSAYYSSELYSSSSSYSSKHQVPSYSGYQLPLLHSRKHRGSIYEDSLYSGSRRSSARAVDDKLERDYVEKGSSRASTISGATLTSLGGTSSRRGSGDTSISADTEASIREIKEIHELKDQIQDVEAKHMQNLKELKDSLLEVEEKYRKAMVSNAQLDNEKTNMMYEVDTLKDSLMELEEMLFETRRELEEKCKDLEREKHAHSILQFQFSELKETLKQSEELLTEIRQLRLKQDGFVREISDLQETIEWKNKKIGALERQKEFSDAIRNERDELRDEVVQLKDILKKHGIVLGPDLATNGETGEEVGKAEQNSQTASAEIREGSSILGTHQLKLCKDQQQKDLDDRMQGNQQSSHAPFSSTKTPLEANKNGDLGDQMNQGVGQLENRPEEPPSSVGEELTAARPKEQIKSEAHIKEDSRSDTEELECKVHKDGLMETNQQESECVKPSKEIKEETPLESVSGSIHDETDKPGEAVLDDELKEESVESSQMETLPKTQGASASNKKKKKKKKNKQKQKQNDKQESETKMDDKNEVVLSEDNLNQEMEGLEENHEKPLGNDVSKTTMNADVPRDDKGTNELDCVEITSTNINADDAQDKIQLVTDEADSAEISKTISNSDCPESSNDVLLDDLSNDVISNPANIIDDHTEDSTNTDPEPVILSSELMASETETSLPHEPSAQPMDTVGVCVESISSSENIENSSLVGVKEEKSHLDCEVEEQKERLQNIDLDGDTIFEDQDKPDKISSPVMENVENDAENVIQEQPIDQPMESQLPDSIGADVDQEEVETQDEELDEENLNVPSEKVFDGGHVEDIPLIETQIQVIHEDHVSSNEANQETVVDLEASDQEPKVEKVQEERSIQDHDGCHVEDIPLIETLIQVIHEDHLSSNEANQETVVDLEASDQEPKVEKVQEERSIQDHDGCHVEDTPLIETQIQVIHEDHLSSNEANQETVVDLEASEQEPKVEKVQEERSIQDHDGCHVEDTPLIETQIQVIHEDHLSSNEANQETVVDLEASEQEPKVENAQEEKSVQDQVTINVQLPEDDEDLLVKSDVVLQELKEKDEEEEEEEEEDEGESFDFDEMDLEASSGAPLRNLLDQPNEDSALLKENAQEASQEMPKECQ, from the exons ATTTATCAGGTGCAGAAG AAATACTATGGACTGGATAACCTGGACAACAAATGGGGGGACATTGAGCAGTGGATG gAGGACAGTGAGCGATATACACGTGTCTCACGGAGACATGCTTCG GTGTCAGATGATGAAGAACGGATGTCAGTGGGGAGCAGGAGCAACATACGG TTGGATTTGGATGCGGCGGGTGCTTATGGCGGG CTTCCCCAGGCCGCCGCCTCTCACTCACATAAGAAGtccaagaaaaagaaaaaacattcttCTAAACCC AGCAATGGCTATGATGATGATCTCAGCACATTGTCTAGTCGG AGCTCCAGACTCAGTGATGAGAGCAAAATGACGCGCTCCTCTAGACTTGATCTGCAGTCG AGTGCCTACTATTCTTCTGAATTGTACAGCAGCAGTAGTAGTTATTCCTCTAAACATCAAGTCCCTTCCTACAGTGGCTACCAG CTCCCTTTGCTGCACAGCAGGAAGCACAGG GGCTCTATATATGAGGACAGTCTCTACAGTGGCTCTCGACGCTCCAGTGCTCGTGCT gTTGATGACAAGTTAGAGCGAGACTACGTAGAAAAG ggctcTTCACGAGCATCAACTATATCTGGCGCCACTCTTACCTCTCTGGGTGGGACATCCTCAAGGAGAGGAAGTGGAGATACATCCATCTCTGCTGACACAGAAGCATCCATACGGGAAATCAAG GAGATCCATGAGCTTAAGGATCAGATTCAAGATGTGGAGGCGAAGCACATGCAGAACCTCAAAGAGCTCAAG GATTCCCTTTTGGAAGTGGAAGAAAAGTACCGTAAGGCCATGGTGTCCAATGCACAGCTGGACAATGAGAAGACCAATATGATGTATGAAGTGGACACTTTAAAAGACTCTTTAATGGAACTGGAGGAGATGCTGTTTGAAACACGCCGTGAGCTTGAGGAAAAGTGTAAG gaccTTGAACGAGAGAAGCATGCTCATAGTATACTGCAGTTTCAGTTCAGTGAATTGAAGGAGACATTGAAACAGAGTGAAGAACTGCTCACT GAGATCCGTCAATTACGGCTCAAGCAAGATGGCTTTGTTAGGGAGATTTCTGACCTCCAGGAAACTATTGAGtggaagaataaaaaaattggG GCATTAGAGAGGCAGAAGGAATTTTCTGATGCCATTCGAAATGAGCGGGATGAGCTCAGAGATGAGGTTGTTCAGctcaaagatattttgaag AAACATGGTATTGTCCTTGGACCCGACTTGGCCACCAATGGAGAAACAGGGGAAGAAGTTGGAAAGGCTGAACAGAATTCTCAAACAGCATCAGCTGAAATCCGAGAGGGGAGTAGTATACTTG GCACTCATCAGTTGAAGCTGTGTAAAGACCAGCAACAAAAAGATTTGGATGACAGGATGCAAGGGAATCAACAGTCTTCACATGCCCCTTTCAGTTCTACAAAGACACCTTTAGAAGCAAATAAGAATGGAGACCTTGGGGACCAAATGAATCAGGGTGTAGGGCAGCTTGAGAATAGACCTGAAGAACCTCCAAGTTCTGTTGGTGAGGAACTCACTGCAGCAAGACCCAAGGAGCAGATCAAATCTGAGGCACATATAAAGGAAGATTCAAGATCTGATACTGAAGAATTAGAGTGCAAAGTTCACAAGGATGGACTTATGGAGACAAATCAACAAGAGAGCGAATGTGTCAAACCTAGTAAGGAAATCAAAGAGGAAACTCCTTTAGAGTCTGTCTCTGGTTCAATCCATGATGAAACTGATAAACCTGGTGAGGCTGTGCTTGATGATGAACTCAAAGAGGAATCTGTGGAATCATCTCAAATGGAGACACTCCCCAAAACACAGGGTGCCAgtgcttcaaataaaaaaaagaaaaagaagaagaaaaacaagcaGAAGCAGAAACAAAATGACAAGCAAGAGAGTGAGACAAAAATGGATGATAAGAATGAAGTAGTTTTGAGTGAAGATAATTTAAACCAAGAAATGGAAGGTCTGGAAGAAAACCATGAGAAACCCTTAGGGAATGACGTATCCAAAACAACAATGAATGCAGATGTCCCACGTGATGATAAAGGAACCAATGAATTGGACTGTGTTGAAATAACAAGCACAAATATTAATGCTGATGATGCTCAAGACAAAATTCAGTTAGTTACAGATGAAGCTGATTCGGCAGAAATTTCTAAAACCATCTCAAATTCCGATTGCCCTGAATCTAGCAATGATGTCCTTTTAGATGATCTGTCCAACGATGTTATCTCTAACCCTGCAAACATTATTGATGACCACACTGAGGATTCAACAAATACTGATCCAGAACCTGTAATCCTCAGCAGTGAGCTTATGGCTTCAGAAACAGAAACTTCACTGCCTCATGAACCTTCTGCTCAGCCCATGGATACTGTTGGAGTGTGCGTTGAGTCCATCAGCAGCTCTGAGAACATTGAGAATTCTTCATTGGTAGGTGTCAAGGAAGAGAAGAGTCATCTGGACTGTGAAGTAGAAGAACAGAAGGAAAGGCTCCAAAATATCGATCTAGATGGCGACACTATCTTTGAAGATCAAGATAAGCCCGATAAGATAAGTTCCCCTGTGATGGAGAATGTGgaaaatgatgctgaaaatgtaatCCAGGAACAACCTATTGATCAGCCAATGGAAAGTCAACTTCCAGACAGTATTGGAGCAGACGTGGACCAAGAGGAGGTTGAGACACAAGATGAAGAACTAGATGAAGAAAACCTTAATGTGCCTAGTGAAAAAGTGTTTGATGGAGGCCACGTTGAAGACATTCCTTTAATTGAAACACAGATTCAGGTTATACATGAGGATCATGTGTCTTCCAATGAAGCAAATCAGGAAACGGTTGTAGATTTAGAAGCTTCTGACCAAGAACCCAAGGTAGAAAAAGTTCAGGAGGAAAGATCAATCCAAGATCATGATGGATGCCATGTTGAAGACATTCCTTTAattgaaacactgattcagGTTATACATGAGGATCACCTGTCTTCCAATGAAGCAAATCAGGAAACGGTTGTAGATTTAGAAGCTTCTGACCAAGAACCCAAGGTAGAAAAAGTTCAGGAGGAAAGATCAATCCAAGATCATGATGGATGCCATGTTGAAGACACTCCTTTAATTGAAACACAGATTCAGGTTATACATGAGGATCACCTGTCTTCCAATGAAGCAAATCAGGAAACAGTTGTAGATTTAGAAGCTTCTGAACAAGAACCCAAGGTAGAAAAAGTTCAGGAGGAAAGATCAATCCAAGATCATGATGGATGCCATGTTGAAGACACTCCTTTAATTGAAACACAGATTCAGGTTATACATGAGGATCACCTGTCTTCCAATGAAGCAAATCAGGAAACAGTTGTAGATTTAGAAGCTTCTGAACAAGAACCTAAGGTAGAAAATGCTCAGGAGGAAAAATCAGTCCAAGATCAGGTTACAATTAATGTGCAACTGCCTGAAGATGATGAAGACCTTCTGGTAAAGTCAGATGTGGTTCTTCAAGAACTCAAGGAAaaagatgaggaggaggaggaggaggaggaagaagacgAAGGAGAATcatttgattttgatgaaatgGACCTTGAAGCATCATCAGGTGCCCCTTTAAGAAACCTTCTAGATCAACCAAATGAGGACTCTGCTTTGTTAAAAGAAAATGCACAAGAAGCAAGCCAGGAAATGCCAAAGGAATGCCAATGA